The following coding sequences are from one Cercospora beticola chromosome 4, complete sequence window:
- a CDS encoding uncharacterized protein (BUSCO:EOG092630MJ) — protein MAPRPSKRQKLDDGAHKSSPAPSKTPVTYGRASKSSPAVNGNATNPSPDAKSEWFAAKAQAASARSQSRLIAREKKKEEIDVYDDFEGAHRGGHPYLQRGSADVKKRQQKPASDPLKNQKGVAESPVKASKPADLGFFKKFGKGKKDDGHKETGENEETAGAGESARKSTTRTANQGKGWITATGPPKKTFEDEMREIQERARQETRDGDSEDELAKQSDTKRASARRPAQKATTVSSTTATASARTKKQTLDRRKKAVSRETSLEIPESDEADRVIIDMPSASSAAESEDEVEFEDIVPKDKSVPKLALTQKLATPKKSAAKPTRNAVASAKASFHDDHLQCLRNIVLERVTRKRPISLLNLDDEYAKVANVITQTITAGESNSMLLIGARGSGKTTMIEQIIREQSKTHADDFHVVRLNGFIHTDDKIALRDIWRQLGKEMEIDENEAVSKNYADTMTRLLALLSHPAENGIETEQVTKSVIFVLNEFELFAGHPRQTLLYNLFDIAQSRKAPIAVLGLTTRIDVVESLEKRVKSRFSHRYVHLSLSKSLAAFEQICRKAIAIQPDDLTEEEATILGEASGLSVTLVKTSHKDTSPLSNWNTVVNDLFASETCKNFLERLFYTTKSLSEFLTTLTLAISTLPTTSQTTNTVLEHLFTSLSSFAALQAPDSKLSLLPSLGTLQLALLVCAARLTNIYNTELITFPLVYEEYKVLASKAKLQATAAGGIATAKIWGKNVARGAWEGLIDVALVMQDGSSSAGRVDVGLEELRDCGVDLGGWQKWCKEI, from the coding sequence ATGGCCCCTCGCCCCTCCAAACGTCAGAAACTAGACGACGGTGCCCACAAGAGCTCGCCTGCTCCCTCGAAGACGCCAGTAACTTATGGCAGGGCCTCCAAATCTTCACCGGCAGTCAATGGCAATGCAACGAACCCAAGCCCCGACGCGAAGTCTGAATGGTTCGCAGCCAAAGCACAGGCGGCAAGTGCGAGGAGCCAATCCCGGTTAATCGCGCgcgaaaagaagaaagaggagatagATGTCTACGATGATTTCGAGGGCGCACATCGAGGAGGACACCCGTATCTGCAAAGAGGGAGTGCGGATGTCAAGAAGAGACAGCAGAAGCCTGCATCGGACCCATTGAAAAACCAGAAAGGTGTTGCTGAGAGTCCAGTTAAAGCAAGCAAGCCAGCGGATCTAGGCTTCTTCAAGAAATTCGGCAAAGGCAAAAAGGACGATGGGCATAAGGAGACCGGTGAGAATGAGGAGACTGCAGGTGCCGGAGAGAGTGCGCGCAAATCGACTACACGAACAGCGAATCAAGGCAAGGGATGGATCACGGCTACAGgaccgccgaagaagactttCGAGGATGAGATGCGCGAAATACAGGAGCGTGCACGGCAGGAAACACGGGATGGAGACAGCGAGGACGAGCTGGCCAAGCAGAGCGATACTAAGAGAGCCTCTGCCCGGCGCCCAGCCCAGAAGGCAACTACGGTGTCATCTACTACTGCCACTGCTTCTGCAAGAACGAAGAAGCAAACCCTCGATCGAAGGAAGAAAGCAGTGTCGCGAGAGACGTCTTTGGAAATCCCGGAGAGCGACGAGGCAGATCGCGTGATCATCGACATGCCATCGgcgagctcagcagcagagtcTGAAGATGAGGTCGAGTTCGAAGACATAGTGCCAAAGGACAAATCTGTGCCGAAGCTCGCGCTGACGCAGAAGCTGGCAACACCAAAGAAATCAGCCGCGAAGCCAACTAGGAATGCAGTCGCGTCAGCCAAGGCATCTTTTCATGACGACCATCTACAGTGCTTGCGAAACATCGTGCTGGAAAGGGTCACGCGAAAGCGACCGATCTCACTCCTCAATCTTGACGATGAGTACGCGAAAGTTGCAAATGTTATCACTCAGACAATCACCGCAGGCGAAAGCAACAGCATGCTGCTGATCGGCGCAcgtggcagtggcaagacgacgatgatcgaGCAGATCATTCGTGAGCAAAGCAAGACACATGCTGATGATTTCCACGTCGTGAGGCTCAATGGCTTCATCCACACTGATGACAAGATTGCCTTACGAGACATCTGGAGGCAGCTTGGGAAAGAGATGGAGATAGACGAAAACGAAGCTGTGAGCAAGAACTATGCCGACACGATGACAAGATTGCTTGCACTGCTTTCACACCCCGCGGAAAACGGCATCGAGACGGAGCAGGTCACAAAAAGTGTTATATTTGTTCTCAACGAGTTCGAACTATTTGCTGGACATCCACGGCAGACGCTGCTCTACAATCTGTTCGATATTGCCCAGAGTAGGAAAGCGCCGATTGCTGTGCTGGGTCTTACGACGAGGATCGATGTCGTTGAGAGCCTGGAAAAGCGGGTAAAGTCACGTTTCAGTCATCGATATGTTCACTTGAGCCTGTCCAAAAGCTTGGCTGCTTTCGAGCAGATTTGTCGCAAGGCGATTGCGATACAGCCTGACGACTTGACCGAGGAAGAGGCGACGATTCTCGGGGAAGCGAGCGGACTCAGCGTCACGTTGGTCAAGACTTCCCACAAAGACACTTCGCCCCTCTCGAATTGGAACACTGTGGTCAATGACTTGTTTGCTTCCGAGACATGCAAGAATTTTCTCGAAAGACTCTTCTATACGACGAAGTCCTTGTCCGAGTTTCTCACAACACTTACACTGGCCATCTCAACTCTGCCAACCACTTCTCAGACCACAAACACAGTGCTTGAGCATCTCTTTACATCACTCTCGAGCTTCGCAGCGCTCCAAGCCCCAGATTCTAAGCTCTCCCTACTCCCCTCCCTCGGAACGCTCCAATTGGCACTCCTCGTTTGTGCTGCTCGACTCACGAACATTTACAATACAGAGCTCATCACGTTCCCACTCGTCTACGAAGAGTATAAAGTGTTGGCGAGCAAGGCCAAGCTGCAAGCTACTGCTGCGGGAGGGATCGCGACGGCAAAGATTTGGGGAAAGAATGTTGCAAGAGGTGCTTGGGAGGGCTTGATCGATGTTGCATTGGTAATGCAAGATGGAAGCAGTAGTGCAGGAAGGGTCGATGTTGGTCTGGAAGAGTTGAGGGACTGTGGTGTGGACTTGGGAGGTTGGCAGAAATGGTGCAAGGAAATATGA
- the NPL4 gene encoding nuclear protein localization protein 4 (BUSCO:EOG09260UA2) gives MILRFQSRDGNFRLNVQPDQDIASILPEVLAKLPKTAVPSSIQISPKPHGGEMRPLEKMKGVTFSRIGLVENGTMIYLSFDDEVAATSNGHHAAASKLSGKEVTQKELESVAINVAPALIKNPWETVKQSELDDRLDKLDGKIHRKKDPKMCRHNAHGMCDYCQPVEPYDKGYLEENKIKHMSFHAYLRQKNQGKNKPESGSSYMPPLSEPYFRVNPNCPSGHKPFPAGICSKCQPSAISLQPQPYRMVDHVEFQDFAIVNRFLDFWRRGGAQRIGFMYGRYEQYDMVPLGTKAVVEAIYEPPQIDEPDGVTMAEWENEEAIDKLAELSGLQRVGVIFTDLLAPPNPDQGTAVCKRHADSYFLSSLEVCFAARYQAKYPRPSKWSETGKFGSNFVTCVISGDTDGQIGISAYMASNDAVEMERAQIIEPSADPAVMLVQDEEEVDRLGQQRYIPEVFYRKINEYGANVQENAKPSFPVEYLFVTLTHGFPDDPTPLFATNEFTIENRDALGELQEPRDLQKQLKAGANRVALDTPQGVVVVSDFHALTYILSLGILSEDEMKLLCQVAIKKDAALGATLMHTPGWATLQTILQM, from the exons ATGATACTCCGCTTCCAGTCCCGCGATGGCAACTTTCGCCTCAATGTCCAGCCTGACCAAGACATCGCCTCCATCCTTCCCGAGGTCCTCGCCAAGTTGCCAAAGACTGCGGTGCCTTCCTCGATACAAATCTCGCCCAAACCACATGGAGGAGAAATGCGGccgttggagaagatgaagggCGTGACGTTCAGCCGAATAGGACTCGTCGAGAACGGCACCATGATCTATCTCTCCTTCGACGACGAGGTGGCTGCGACATCGAACGGTCATCACGCTGCTGCTAGCAAACTGAGCGGGAAAGAGGTGACGCAGAAAGAGCTCGAATCTGTTGCAATCAATGTGGCACCGGCACTTATCAAGAATCCATGGGAGACAGTCAAGCAGTCAGAGCTCGACGATCGATTAGACAAGCTGGATGGAAAGATTCATCGAAAAAAGGATCCGAAGATGTGCAGACACAACGCTCACGGCATGTGCGATTACTGTCAACCCGTGGAGCCGTACGACAAGGGATATCTGGAAGAGAATAAGATCAAGCACATGTCATTCCACGCATACCTTCGACAGAAGAACCAGGGCAAGAACAAACCCGAGTCGGGCAGTTCGTATATGCCGCCGCTGTCAGAACCATACTTTCGCGTAAACCCGAATTGCCCGTCAGGCCACAAGCCTTTTCCTGCAGGCATCTGCAGCAAATGTCAGCCTTCCGCCATTTCGTTGCAACCACAACCCTACCGCATGGTGGACCACGTCGAGTTCCAGGACTTTGCGATCGTCAATCGATTCCTAGATTTCTGGAGAAGAGGCGGCGCACAGCGAATCGGTTTCATGTATGGACGATACGAGCAGTACGACATGGTGCCACTTGGCACAAAGGCCGTCGTGGAGGCCATCTACGAACCGCCGCAGATTGATGAGCCGGACGGCGTGACCATGGCAGAGTGGGAGAACGAGGAGGCCATTGACAAGCTTGCAGAGCTCAGCGGGCTCCAGCGAGTCGGCGTGATCTTCACTGACCTTCTAGCCCCACCCAATCCGGATCAGGGCACAGCAGTGTGCAAGCGACACGCGGATTCCTATTTCCTCTCCTCTCTCGAAGTGTGCTTTGCTGCGCGATACCAGGCGAAGTATCCTCGGCCTTCGAAGTGGAGCGAAACAGGCAAATTCGGCAGCAATTTCGTGACGTGCGTAATCTCGGGTGACACCGATGGACAGATCGGAATCTCCGCCTACATGGCCTCGAATGATGCCGTCGAAATGGAGCGAGCACAGATCATCGAGCCTTCTGCCGACCCTGCGGTCATGCTTGTccaggacgaagaggaggtcGACCGGCTCGGGCAGCAGCGCTATATCCCCGAGGTGTTCTATCGCAAGATCAACGAGTACGGTGCGAACGTGCAGGAGAATGCGAAGCCCTCATTTCCCGTGGAGTATCTCTTTGTGACATTGACCCATGGATTCCCGGATGACCCTACGCCACTGTTCGCGACGAATGAGTTTACAATAGAGAATCGAGACGCCTTGGGTGAGCTGCAAGAGCCTAGAGATCTGCAGAAACAGCTCAAGGCGGGAGCGAACAGAGTTGCGCTCGATACGCCGCAGGGTGTGGTAGTTGTTTCCGACTTCCATGCCTTGACCTACATTCTCAGTCTCGGCATTCTCAGCGAG GACGAAATGAAACTGCTCTGCCAGGTCGCCATTAAGAAAGACGCCGCGCTCGGTGCCACACTTATGCACACTCCAGGTTGGGCGACCCTCCAGACGATCCTGCAGATGTAG
- a CDS encoding uncharacterized protein (BUSCO:EOG09264TQ5), whose translation MADANSTFNSTNNGTFNGTHTEFTPPAPGNFWIGLLWPILYITILVGSLSTFSSLYRKRQIAKAAALESWFPPHKARDLYLSLLHMDPSENAAEDEKKLKQVPDNVLKAALLARAVEDIQRIVQLRTSKPALQTLLQRGSVGDELWQRYLRAEKEMEEEVKDVVNEANAFAQNWGQIIFQSANEINQNRIIKERIAELQATTEAEKAWWEKRRTGIQANFMKELDEEETAAAKATQAAIAKVQAQQGSSDEDAPVMVEAGGPDSAQGSLRGKKGGKK comes from the exons ATGGCCGATGCCAACTCGACCTTCAATTCCACGAACAACGGCACCTTCAATGGCACACACACCGAGTTCACGCCTCCTGCGCCCGGGAACTTCTGGATAGGACTGCTATGGCCTATTCTCTACATCACGATCCTCGTCGGCTCCCTCTCCACATTCTCCTCACTATACCGCAAACGTCAAATAGCAAAGGCCGCCGCTCTCGAATCATGGTTTCCACCGCACAAGGCACGGGACTTGTACCTCTCATTACTACATATGGACCCAAGCGAAAACGCAGCggaggatgagaagaagttgaaacAAGTGCCGGATAACGTGTTGAAGGCTGCCTTGCTGGCCCGCGCTGTGGAAGACATTCAGAGGATCGTGCAATTGAGGACGAGCAAGCCTGCTCTGCAAACACTGCTGCAACGAGGAAGCGTCGGAGACGAACTATGGCAGAGGTACTTGCGTGCTgagaaggagatggaggaagAGGTCAAGGATGTGGTGAACGAG GCCAACGCATTCGCACAAAACTGGGGACAAATCATCTTCCAATCAGCCAACGAGATCAACCAGAATCGCATCATCAAGGAACGCATCGCTGAGTTGCAGGCAACGAcggaagcagagaaggcttggtgggagaagaggagaacaGGAATTCAGGCAAACTTCATGAAGGAGctggatgaagaggagactGCGGCTGCAAAGGCCACACAGGCTGCAATCGCAAAGGTCCAGGCACAACAAGGAAGCAGTGACGAAGACGCGCCCGTCATGGTCGAAGCTGGCGGTCCCGACAGCGCTCAGGGCAGCCTTCGAGGGAAGAAGGGCGGCAAGAAGTAG